The Microbacterium phyllosphaerae region ATGGCGTAGCCGACTCTGGCGTCGGAGTAGTCGGCACTCTCGATGTGCAGGAACAGCACCCAGCCTCCGTCGGGGCGGCGCAGAGCCTTCGGACGCTCGACGATGCGGTCCGGGGCGAGGTCACCGGTGCCGGCGGTGAGCGCGTCGCCGACGAACTCCCATTCGGCGAGGTCAGACGTGCGGTAGCAGGCGACCGCCGTGAACCGATCGCCGGCGGTCTTGTCCTCACCCCAGGCGTACCAATGGTCGCCGACGCGCTGGATGCCGATGCCGTGCAGCTGCGCGGTGCGCCCGCGGTCGTCGGTGAAGAGTTCGCCGACGCGGATGCTCGCACTCATGCGCCGGCCCCCTCGACCCGAGCCTCGACGCGGAGCACGCGCGCCCCGAGTCCCGCTCCCGTGGCGATGCGGATGCCGTCATCGGCGCTCTCGATCTCCCAACGGTCGGCGGCCGGGCGCGCAGGGAAGAGCGTCTCGGGGCTGCGGACATCCGGGATCGTGAACGAGATCGGATCCTCCGAACGGTCCCACACGAACACCAGCGACTCCCCCTGACCGCGGAGTCCCAGGCAGACGACGTCGTCGTCCCATGCGGGAAGACCCAGCGGCCAGAACGGCTCAGTCGTCGCCAGCCCGCCACGAAGCAGTTTGTGCAGCGCGACCGCCTCGGCGACGAGTTCCCTCTGCGAGGCGCGCAGCTCGCCCAGGAAACCCGACAGGTAGAGCCGCCCGCTGAGCCCTGTGACGAGGGTGAATGCCGTCTCGGCATCCGTCATTCCTGCGTCGGGGTAGGCCCAGTTGCCGGCCTGCTCCGGGAGGATCGACGCGGGCGCAGAGGCCGCGATCGGCGGGTACAGCCGGTAGTCCTGCTGATCGCTGGTGGACTGCAGATGAGTGCGCGACAGCAGCGCGTAGTCGGCGCGCATCGCGCCCGACGAGCAGTTCTCGATCAGGAGCTCGGGATGCCGCCGCTGGATGTCGTCGAGCCAGCTCCCGAAGGCACGGATGTGTCCCAGCAGGCCGTCGCCGGCTGCCGCCGCCTGCCATTCGGTGCCCGCACCGGGGTTGATGTTGTAGTCGAGCTTCAGAAAGCTCACGCCGTACTCGCGGACGATCCGATCGACCGCGTCGTCGAGGTGCGCCCGCGCCGCGGGGTGCCGGAAGTCGAGGTGGTAGCGGTCGTGCTCGCGCACGCGCACACCGAACCGCTGGAAGAAGGCGTCGTCCGGCAGCGTCTTCGCGACCGCACTGCTCACTCCGACGACCTCGGGTTCGAGCCAGAGGCCTGAGCGCATGCCGGCCGTGTGGATCTCGTCGATGATGCCGCGCAGGCCGTGCTCGTCGAAACGACTCGGGGCCTCCACCCATTCGCCGACCGTGTCCCACCAGTCGCCGGTCTCGGGGTCGGCGAACCAGCCGGCGTCGATGCAGAACGCCTCCGCCCCGGCCTCGGCTGCGGCGCGGATCAGCGGGCGCAGCGCCTCGGACGAGGGCTGCCCCATGAGGGTGTTCATGAAGTCGTTGTAGACGATCGGCAGATCCGGGCCGTCGACGCGGCGGATGGCCCGTCGATGGGAGGTGAGCGTGGCGATCGCCCTCTCGAATCCCCCGAGGCCCGCGGTTCCCGACGAGGATGCGGCGAGGGCGACCGGCGCCGTGAGGAACTCGTCGCCCTGCCGGAGCACATGGGCGAACTGATGCTCGAGATCCGTGGGGCCGAGCAGCGAGAGCGACAGACCCTCGAGGCCCTGGCTGAGATCGACGTGCCAGCCGGCGCCGCTCTCGATCTGCCAGGCCAGGGCCGAGCCGTCTCGATGCACCAGGGCGCCGACCGGAAGGTGCTCACCGGTCGACCACGCGCCGTGGCTGGTCAGGGTCGCGTGACCGCGGCCGTCCTGCGCGTGGATCGGAAGCGACAGCGAGGGCAGCTCGTCGGTCAGAGGCCTGCGGTGCCAGCGGTTCTCCGCCAGCCATTCGCTGCGCGCGGTGAGCAGGTCGTACTGCTCACCCGCCTGTGGGCCCGCACCGAACCCGACCGTGACCGAGCTGACCGCGGTGATGACGACCGGCTCCGACGCGGTGCCGCGCAGCGTGTGCTGCACGCGCAGCGCGGATCCTGACAGCGTGAGCACGCTCGTGACCTCGAGTCCGGTGAGCGCGTCGCGCTGCAGGAGCGTGACGGCGTCGGGGTCGATGTCCGTCGGTGCGACGTCCGTCCGCTCGACGCGCAGCCGAGCACCCAGTGCCGAGCGCACGTAGGCCTGACTCGTGCGCGCGCGCTGCTCCGCGGCCGTGAAGATCTCGACGAGCGTCGCAGGGTGGCCGTCACCGACCGCGAGTGTCACGGGACCCTTCGAACCGCCTGCGATCGTGAAGCCGCCGATGCGGGCGATCATGCGCCCACCCGCTCACGCGCGGTCGCGAATCCGAGAGTGCGAGTGCAGATCGTGGCGGCCACCGCGGCGAGCGCGGGCATCGACATCCAGGCCACTGCGCCGATCACCGGAAGAGATGTGGCGAGCGCCGCGAGAGCGGCGAGCAGCAGCCAGACGAGCGCGAGGTGGGGGCGCTGCAGGACGATCCGTGCGGCGGCGAGTGCGAATGCTGCACCGCGCAGCGGAGAGTCCGCCAGGAACCCCGCCGCCACGACGATCGAGGCGACCACGGCGGCCACGGCCGCAGCGCCCAGCAGCACACCGGCATCCGCTCCGAGCAGGGCGATGTCGTAGCCGAGGACGAGCACCGCAGCGCTCAGCGCGAGCGCTGAGCCCCAGCGGTGGCGCACGGCGTCCGCGAACCCGCGCCAGAAGATCCGAGCGACGTGCGGCTCGGAGTCGAGGAGGGCCGCGGCTGCGCGGATCAGTCCGTGCAGCGCCGGGGCGACGGGCAGCACTGCGGCCGCGCCGAACCAGAGCGCGATGTGAGTGGCCTGCCATCCGACGAGAGCCTGGAAGGCGAGCATCGGCACGACGCACGCGACGAACGACAGCGATACGAGGAAGTACCGGAAGGCGCCCAGCAGCAGCGTCGCGATGACGCCGTCGTAGCCCAGCAGGCGACCGAGGCGAGAGGAGGTGACGGTGCTCATCCCTTGACCGCCCCGACCGACATGCCCTTGATGAAGTAGCGCTGGAACGCCGCGAAGATCGCCACGGAGGGGACGATCGCGAGGATCGCGCCCGTGTAGATCAGCTGCCACTGCGAGGTGAGCAGGCCCACCATGCGGTTGATCGCGACATTGATGGTTCCCGCCGACGACGAGTCGAGGAACACCAGGGGGATGAAGAAGTCGTTCCACAGACCGAGCGACTGGATGATCACGAACGCCGAGGTCACCGGCAGCAGCATCGGGAAGACGATGAGCCAGAAGGTGCGCAGGCGACCTGCGCCGTCGACGTGTGCGGCCTCCTCGACCTCGATCGGGATGCCCTTGATGAAGCTGCAGTAGAGCAGGATGCCGAAGCTCGCCGCCCCGCCGAGGTGCACCAGGATCACCGAGAGCAGGGTGCTGTAGAGGCCGACGTCGTCGAACCCCTTCACCAGCGGGATCATGCGCACCTGGAACGGGATCATGAGCCCGGCGATGAACAGCACGTACAGGAAGCGCGAGGTGCGGCCTCCGATGCGCTCGATCCCGTAGGCCGCCATCGGCACGATGATCACCAGCATCACGACCGTACCGACCGTGATGATGAGCGTGTTCAGCACCGCCTCGAGGAAGTCGGTCTGCTGGAACAGGGCCACGTAGT contains the following coding sequences:
- a CDS encoding carbohydrate ABC transporter permease, which gives rise to MTETMTQVTMKIEPEARPAGIARIPRAPRVRREKKKWSVGEIVVMVVLSILVLIVASPVIYALLNSFRSYAEITKDPMGLPTSFAFDNYVALFQQTDFLEAVLNTLIITVGTVVMLVIIVPMAAYGIERIGGRTSRFLYVLFIAGLMIPFQVRMIPLVKGFDDVGLYSTLLSVILVHLGGAASFGILLYCSFIKGIPIEVEEAAHVDGAGRLRTFWLIVFPMLLPVTSAFVIIQSLGLWNDFFIPLVFLDSSSAGTINVAINRMVGLLTSQWQLIYTGAILAIVPSVAIFAAFQRYFIKGMSVGAVKG
- a CDS encoding alpha-galactosidase, translated to MIARIGGFTIAGGSKGPVTLAVGDGHPATLVEIFTAAEQRARTSQAYVRSALGARLRVERTDVAPTDIDPDAVTLLQRDALTGLEVTSVLTLSGSALRVQHTLRGTASEPVVITAVSSVTVGFGAGPQAGEQYDLLTARSEWLAENRWHRRPLTDELPSLSLPIHAQDGRGHATLTSHGAWSTGEHLPVGALVHRDGSALAWQIESGAGWHVDLSQGLEGLSLSLLGPTDLEHQFAHVLRQGDEFLTAPVALAASSSGTAGLGGFERAIATLTSHRRAIRRVDGPDLPIVYNDFMNTLMGQPSSEALRPLIRAAAEAGAEAFCIDAGWFADPETGDWWDTVGEWVEAPSRFDEHGLRGIIDEIHTAGMRSGLWLEPEVVGVSSAVAKTLPDDAFFQRFGVRVREHDRYHLDFRHPAARAHLDDAVDRIVREYGVSFLKLDYNINPGAGTEWQAAAAGDGLLGHIRAFGSWLDDIQRRHPELLIENCSSGAMRADYALLSRTHLQSTSDQQDYRLYPPIAASAPASILPEQAGNWAYPDAGMTDAETAFTLVTGLSGRLYLSGFLGELRASQRELVAEAVALHKLLRGGLATTEPFWPLGLPAWDDDVVCLGLRGQGESLVFVWDRSEDPISFTIPDVRSPETLFPARPAADRWEIESADDGIRIATGAGLGARVLRVEARVEGAGA